From a single Fulvivirga ulvae genomic region:
- a CDS encoding alpha-2-macroglobulin family protein: MTEVKRINKNKYFIGAAVGIVVVLLAVFYFNRTGKAGDIGETKINPAFSAYISSYTAGVVSSKSYVRIRLAMDVADSTQIGQEVDKKVFSFDPGIDGKAVWIDARTVEFQPSERMKSGQVYQARFHLGKVTKVSEDLGEFEYQFQIVEQNFDIEIENIETVDKTALKEQRIIGVVYTADAADDKDVEKSAQAVQDGSTLPMAWTHTQNEHRFIIGDVKRKDQKSTVKISLDGSPLDIDKKLNEEVVIPALGDFTLVDVKVVQSPNQYLVLQFSDPIKPKQNLEGLITIQGLYSLDFDIKGNQVFVYPPVRQTGDKTVTVSPGIRNILDYKMNKGDSRSVTFAQISPAVRLVGQGNILPSSNGLIFPFEAVSLKAVDVEIIKIYESNVIQFLQTNDLDGNQQLRRVGKPVLRKTVPLNTSGIIDLGKWNRFTLDISELIKTEPGAIYQVRIGFRKHHSSYYCGETEAEENMVPLEEQDWEDDDDEFSAYDSYESYHYDPDYRWDERDNPCHVSYYSSYGGDKSVKRNVLASDLGMIAKRGNSGELMVAVTDLKTTEPITGVRVDVYDFQQQVLASAITDADGFAVMALSKNPFVVVASRNNEKGYLKVNDGASLSLSNFDVSGSRIEEGLKGYIYGERGVWRPGDTLHLTFVLEDKLKKLPETHPVIFELYNPSYQLDKKIVRSTGENGFYNFSIPTSPEAPTGNWSAKVKVGGAEFSERIKIETVKPNRLKINLDFGKDKITSADSYVKGDLEVKWLHGAPARNLKAEFEVLLVPSKTKFDKFLAYNFDDPARDFQSESQRVFEGYVNEEGKATVNASLSTETAAPGMLKAFFKGKVFEEGGNFSIDNFSMPYYPYNSFVGMKLPESKSWSRLYYNKPNQIDIATVNAEGQPISRNNLEVEVYRLGWRWWWNQDGESVANYISRSSMDPKVKGKANTTNGKGTFKFELDDWGRYYVRVCDPVSGHCTGEVHYTSWGGDSGSVPGGATMLNFTSDKQKYQVGEKVTVTIPSSNQGRALVSIETGSRVLETHWVQTQKGETTFTFEASSEMAPNIYVFVTLLQKHEQTVNDLPIRMYGVIPIAVEDPKTILKPVIQMSDVLVPGEEVTIKVSEETQKKMTYTVAVVDEGLLDLTKFKTPNPWHTFYAREALGVKTWDLYEYVLGAFGGKLERLLAIGGDDEGEEKPNSKANRFEPVVKYLGPFTLEKGKTNTHKFIMPQYIGSVRTMVVAGYEGAYGNAEKATPVRQSLMVLGTLPRVLGPEETVKLPVTVFAQEKGVENVKVKIETNDLIEIVGPATKSVTFNEIGDKVIYFDLKVKPQLGIGNVDIVATSGGKKANHHIELDVRNPNPPVVKVMDALLEAGQSWSTNFDLVGMAGTNTATLEISNIPPINLEKRLRYLIQYPHGCIEQTTSSVFPQLYLAEITQLSDVEKARIEKNIKAGIERLKTFQKSDGGFSYWPGGDDSNSWGSTYAGHFLVEAEKRGYNVPGNVLRQWKRYQKRKAAEWRETNDYYSSELMQAYRLYTLALSGDAETGAMNRLREKGNLSSAAAWRLAAAYVKAGQKEAAEKLVENLETVVKDYRELSYTYGSSTRDEAMILETLSMLDQRKKAVPVLQRLSAALGDNSRWMSTQTTAYSLIAIGQFAGGENRTKEITFSYKLNGAGAVKAATQLPVAQADLNVKKVSGNSIEVNNPTSGILYARLILEGTPTRGQEQSSESNLKMTVSYTNTDGEYINPETLEQGMDFVAEVTLTNPGIRGTYENMALTQIFPSGWEIHNARLNDTEDYTAKDKPDYQDIRDDRVYTYFDLRPNERKTFRILLNSSYQGDYYMPAISCEAMYDNTISAVIAGREVKVIKAGSDTP; encoded by the coding sequence ATGACTGAAGTCAAAAGAATTAACAAAAACAAGTATTTCATTGGAGCGGCCGTCGGCATTGTCGTCGTGTTGCTCGCGGTTTTTTATTTTAATCGTACAGGGAAAGCAGGTGATATAGGAGAAACAAAAATAAATCCGGCCTTCTCAGCATATATATCTTCCTACACGGCAGGAGTGGTTTCATCCAAGTCCTATGTCCGCATCCGACTGGCAATGGATGTTGCCGATTCAACACAGATAGGGCAGGAGGTAGATAAAAAGGTCTTTAGTTTTGATCCGGGCATTGATGGCAAAGCAGTATGGATCGATGCAAGAACTGTGGAATTCCAGCCATCAGAGAGGATGAAGTCGGGTCAGGTTTATCAGGCCAGATTTCACCTGGGAAAAGTTACGAAAGTGTCGGAAGACTTGGGAGAGTTTGAGTATCAGTTCCAGATAGTTGAGCAAAATTTTGATATAGAAATTGAAAACATCGAAACAGTTGATAAAACTGCTTTAAAAGAACAGCGGATCATAGGTGTGGTTTATACTGCCGATGCAGCGGATGATAAGGACGTTGAAAAATCAGCGCAGGCAGTTCAAGATGGTTCAACGTTGCCTATGGCCTGGACACACACCCAGAATGAGCACCGTTTTATCATTGGAGATGTTAAACGCAAAGACCAGAAAAGCACCGTAAAGATCAGTCTTGATGGTTCGCCTTTGGATATTGATAAGAAATTAAATGAAGAAGTTGTAATCCCCGCCCTGGGCGACTTTACACTGGTGGACGTGAAAGTGGTTCAGAGTCCCAATCAGTACCTTGTACTCCAATTTTCGGACCCCATAAAGCCAAAGCAGAACCTTGAAGGTCTCATAACCATTCAGGGGCTGTACTCGCTGGATTTTGATATTAAAGGCAATCAGGTTTTTGTATACCCGCCGGTAAGACAAACCGGAGATAAGACCGTTACAGTCTCTCCTGGGATTAGGAATATTCTTGATTATAAAATGAACAAGGGAGACTCCAGAAGTGTAACCTTCGCCCAGATCAGCCCGGCAGTGAGGCTCGTAGGACAAGGCAATATTTTACCAAGTTCCAACGGACTGATCTTCCCGTTTGAGGCCGTAAGCCTGAAAGCTGTAGATGTTGAGATTATCAAGATTTATGAGAGTAATGTTATCCAGTTTTTACAGACCAATGACCTTGACGGCAACCAGCAACTCAGAAGAGTGGGTAAGCCGGTGCTTCGTAAAACCGTTCCGTTAAACACTTCCGGTATCATTGACCTTGGCAAATGGAACCGTTTCACATTGGATATATCCGAATTGATAAAAACCGAACCTGGTGCCATCTATCAGGTGCGCATAGGCTTCCGTAAACACCACTCTTCATATTACTGTGGAGAAACTGAGGCTGAGGAGAATATGGTGCCCCTGGAAGAGCAGGATTGGGAAGATGACGACGACGAGTTTAGTGCTTATGACTCATATGAATCCTACCACTATGACCCTGACTACCGCTGGGACGAGCGCGATAACCCATGCCACGTCTCCTACTATAGCAGCTACGGCGGCGACAAAAGTGTAAAAAGAAATGTGCTGGCCTCAGACCTGGGTATGATTGCCAAAAGAGGCAACAGCGGAGAACTGATGGTGGCGGTAACCGACCTAAAAACTACTGAGCCTATTACCGGTGTAAGGGTGGATGTTTACGATTTTCAGCAGCAGGTATTGGCCTCCGCTATTACTGATGCTGATGGCTTTGCTGTTATGGCTCTTAGTAAAAATCCTTTTGTGGTTGTAGCAAGCAGAAATAATGAAAAAGGATACCTGAAAGTAAATGATGGAGCTTCCTTATCACTAAGTAACTTCGATGTTTCCGGCTCAAGGATAGAGGAAGGCTTGAAAGGCTATATTTATGGAGAGCGCGGAGTATGGCGTCCCGGAGATACATTGCACCTGACTTTTGTGTTAGAAGATAAGCTTAAAAAACTACCTGAAACTCACCCCGTAATATTTGAGTTGTACAATCCTTCTTACCAGTTGGATAAGAAGATAGTTCGCTCTACCGGGGAGAATGGCTTCTATAATTTCAGCATACCAACCAGCCCGGAAGCACCTACAGGAAACTGGTCTGCCAAAGTAAAAGTAGGTGGAGCTGAATTTTCCGAGAGAATAAAAATTGAAACCGTAAAACCCAACAGGTTAAAGATCAACCTCGATTTCGGAAAAGACAAAATTACCTCTGCGGACAGTTATGTCAAAGGTGACCTTGAAGTGAAATGGCTGCACGGAGCGCCTGCCAGAAACTTGAAAGCAGAGTTTGAAGTACTGTTAGTTCCATCAAAAACCAAATTTGATAAGTTCCTGGCCTATAATTTTGATGATCCGGCGAGGGATTTTCAGAGCGAAAGCCAAAGAGTTTTTGAAGGCTATGTGAATGAGGAAGGCAAGGCCACGGTAAATGCGAGCCTGTCCACTGAAACAGCAGCACCGGGTATGTTGAAAGCTTTCTTTAAAGGGAAAGTGTTTGAAGAAGGTGGCAATTTCAGTATTGACAACTTTAGTATGCCTTACTATCCCTACAATTCATTCGTGGGTATGAAGCTGCCCGAATCAAAATCGTGGAGCAGGTTATACTATAACAAACCTAATCAGATAGACATTGCGACAGTAAATGCCGAAGGGCAGCCCATATCAAGAAACAACCTTGAGGTAGAGGTTTACAGGCTTGGCTGGCGTTGGTGGTGGAACCAGGATGGTGAATCTGTTGCCAATTATATCAGCCGTAGCAGCATGGATCCTAAAGTAAAAGGAAAAGCCAATACAACCAATGGAAAGGGTACTTTCAAGTTTGAGCTGGACGATTGGGGCCGTTACTACGTAAGGGTATGTGATCCTGTAAGCGGCCACTGCACCGGTGAAGTACACTACACCTCCTGGGGAGGAGATAGTGGAAGCGTACCTGGCGGAGCCACCATGTTAAATTTCACTTCTGACAAGCAAAAGTATCAGGTAGGTGAAAAAGTGACAGTTACCATACCAAGTAGTAATCAGGGCAGAGCACTGGTAAGTATAGAAACCGGTAGCAGGGTTCTTGAAACACATTGGGTGCAGACACAAAAAGGAGAAACTACCTTCACCTTTGAAGCTTCGAGTGAAATGGCACCTAATATTTATGTATTCGTTACCTTGCTTCAAAAGCATGAGCAGACTGTAAATGACCTGCCCATCCGTATGTATGGAGTGATCCCGATTGCCGTGGAAGATCCTAAAACCATACTCAAGCCGGTGATCCAGATGTCAGATGTACTTGTTCCAGGAGAGGAGGTAACCATTAAAGTGTCAGAGGAGACCCAGAAGAAAATGACCTACACCGTAGCTGTAGTGGACGAAGGCTTGCTTGACCTTACCAAATTCAAAACACCTAACCCATGGCATACTTTCTATGCCAGGGAGGCGCTTGGAGTAAAAACCTGGGATCTTTATGAGTATGTACTCGGAGCTTTCGGGGGCAAGCTGGAAAGGCTGCTCGCCATAGGTGGTGACGATGAAGGAGAGGAAAAACCGAACTCCAAAGCCAACCGCTTTGAGCCGGTAGTTAAATACTTGGGGCCATTTACACTGGAAAAAGGAAAAACCAATACCCATAAGTTTATAATGCCTCAATATATCGGTTCCGTAAGAACGATGGTAGTGGCAGGGTATGAAGGAGCTTATGGTAATGCCGAAAAGGCAACCCCGGTACGTCAGTCGCTGATGGTGTTAGGTACACTGCCAAGGGTATTAGGGCCAGAGGAAACCGTGAAGTTGCCGGTAACCGTATTTGCTCAGGAAAAGGGAGTTGAAAACGTAAAAGTAAAGATCGAAACTAATGACCTGATTGAAATCGTAGGACCTGCCACCAAATCGGTAACCTTCAATGAAATAGGGGACAAGGTAATATACTTTGACCTGAAAGTTAAGCCTCAGTTAGGTATAGGTAATGTTGATATTGTGGCAACTTCGGGAGGTAAGAAAGCTAATCATCACATTGAACTTGATGTGAGGAACCCCAACCCGCCAGTGGTAAAAGTAATGGATGCATTACTGGAGGCAGGGCAATCGTGGAGTACTAACTTCGATCTTGTAGGTATGGCAGGCACAAATACCGCCACGCTGGAGATATCCAATATTCCGCCTATCAACCTTGAAAAGAGATTGAGATACCTTATTCAGTATCCTCACGGTTGTATTGAGCAAACTACTTCTTCGGTTTTCCCTCAGCTATACCTTGCAGAAATTACACAGTTAAGTGATGTTGAAAAGGCAAGAATTGAGAAGAACATCAAAGCGGGTATAGAGCGTCTGAAAACATTTCAGAAAAGTGATGGAGGCTTCTCCTACTGGCCGGGTGGTGATGATTCCAATAGTTGGGGCTCAACCTATGCTGGCCATTTTCTGGTTGAGGCTGAAAAGAGAGGCTATAATGTACCAGGAAATGTACTCAGACAATGGAAGCGATACCAGAAGAGAAAAGCAGCGGAATGGAGAGAAACCAATGATTACTATAGCTCTGAGTTAATGCAGGCATATCGCCTTTACACACTGGCGCTTTCCGGAGATGCAGAAACAGGAGCCATGAACCGTTTAAGAGAAAAAGGGAACCTGTCATCAGCGGCAGCGTGGAGGTTGGCAGCAGCCTATGTAAAGGCAGGGCAGAAAGAAGCTGCTGAGAAACTGGTAGAAAACCTGGAGACTGTGGTGAAAGATTACCGGGAATTGAGCTATACCTACGGATCATCAACAAGAGATGAAGCCATGATCCTGGAGACATTAAGTATGCTTGACCAGAGGAAAAAGGCCGTACCTGTGCTTCAGCGATTATCCGCAGCACTTGGAGATAACAGCCGTTGGATGAGTACCCAGACTACTGCCTATAGCCTTATTGCCATAGGGCAGTTTGCAGGAGGAGAAAACCGTACCAAGGAAATAACCTTTAGCTACAAACTCAACGGAGCAGGCGCTGTAAAGGCTGCAACCCAATTACCGGTGGCGCAGGCAGACCTTAATGTTAAGAAAGTAAGTGGTAATAGTATTGAGGTGAATAACCCGACATCAGGCATTCTCTATGCAAGACTGATCCTTGAAGGCACGCCTACAAGAGGTCAGGAGCAATCATCAGAAAGCAACCTGAAAATGACGGTTTCATATACCAATACCGATGGTGAATACATTAATCCTGAAACCCTGGAGCAGGGAATGGACTTTGTAGCGGAAGTTACCCTTACGAACCCGGGCATCAGAGGTACCTATGAAAATATGGCCCTTACACAGATCTTCCCGTCAGGCTGGGAAATACACAATGCCCGCCTGAATGATACTGAGGACTATACTGCTAAGGACAAACCAGATTATCAGGACATCCGCGATGACAGGGTTTACACCTATTTTGACCTGAGGCCAAATGAAAGAAAAACTTTCAGAATATTACTGAACTCAAGCTATCAGGGAGACTACTATATGCCTGCCATCAGTTGCGAAGCTATGTACGACAATACTATCAGTGCCGTAATAGCCGGTAGAGAAGTAAAAGTAATTAAGGCAGGTAGCGATACCCCTTAA
- a CDS encoding DoxX family protein, with amino-acid sequence MVNKLNHWLDSIHPPIWVDFLRIAVGLFIVYKGAIFTINFESFTENIASVGWIFIAAHLGQVIIFVHLVCGIILILGAYTRLMSFLNIPILAGAVIFNYKMMLTSDNYMELPMAIIILALLILVFITGSGKFSLDERQRRADQLKAH; translated from the coding sequence ATGGTCAATAAGCTTAACCATTGGCTGGATTCTATCCACCCTCCGATATGGGTAGATTTCCTTAGAATTGCGGTAGGATTGTTTATCGTTTACAAGGGAGCAATTTTCACCATTAATTTTGAGAGTTTTACGGAAAACATAGCCTCTGTAGGCTGGATTTTTATTGCGGCACACCTCGGGCAGGTTATTATTTTCGTTCACCTGGTATGTGGTATCATTCTTATTCTTGGAGCTTACACCCGGCTTATGAGCTTCTTAAATATTCCCATACTCGCCGGAGCTGTCATTTTCAATTATAAAATGATGCTTACATCTGACAACTATATGGAGTTACCAATGGCAATTATCATATTGGCATTGCTTATCCTGGTATTTATTACCGGATCGGGCAAATTTTCATTAGACGAAAGACAAAGAAGGGCTGACCAATTAAAGGCTCACTAG
- a CDS encoding DUF4097 family beta strand repeat-containing protein — translation MKTQVKSVLGILVFTLLALPVLGQHKIAITSGVLELKELTNVAVEGYSGNEVIIETAGSYKIPERAKGLRPVNGMGLSDNTGIGLAVKDEGKDRKVVHQVARNDDAKYVVKVPKGVKVKYVNSSIHGDDFHAQNITGEIEVQTLGGDIKMIDVTGPMTVNSVHGNVDVIFTGVFQGLPSSIATVHGDVDVTIPASTNANLNVSTNWGEVYSDLDIKVENTDGMKVYGSKKINGKLGSGGVNLSLSATHGNVYLRGK, via the coding sequence ATGAAAACTCAAGTAAAAAGCGTATTAGGGATATTAGTATTTACTTTATTAGCATTGCCGGTCTTGGGCCAGCATAAAATAGCCATAACCTCCGGTGTACTGGAGCTGAAAGAGCTAACCAATGTGGCTGTTGAGGGCTATTCGGGCAACGAAGTGATTATTGAAACGGCAGGTTCATACAAGATCCCGGAACGAGCCAAAGGGCTTAGGCCGGTCAACGGCATGGGTTTGTCTGATAACACTGGTATCGGCCTGGCCGTGAAAGATGAAGGCAAAGACCGAAAAGTAGTGCATCAGGTGGCGCGAAATGACGATGCCAAATATGTGGTGAAAGTGCCCAAAGGCGTCAAAGTAAAGTATGTTAATTCCAGTATTCATGGAGATGATTTTCATGCGCAGAATATCACCGGTGAAATAGAAGTGCAGACCCTTGGCGGAGATATCAAAATGATCGATGTGACGGGCCCGATGACAGTAAACTCTGTCCATGGAAATGTAGACGTGATCTTTACTGGCGTATTTCAGGGTTTACCCAGCAGTATTGCCACTGTGCATGGGGATGTGGATGTAACTATACCCGCTTCCACCAATGCCAACCTGAATGTATCCACCAACTGGGGAGAGGTATATTCTGATCTGGATATTAAAGTGGAAAACACAGATGGTATGAAGGTCTATGGCTCCAAGAAAATCAATGGCAAGCTGGGAAGCGGCGGCGTCAATCTGTCGCTGTCCGCAACGCATGGCAATGTTTACCTGAGAGGCAAATAA
- a CDS encoding HEAT repeat domain-containing protein: MDEKKMNALLIDYIDGNLTGELREFVTKYIEKSPENKQKYEELKVTMALLGHDRHLEPDSNLKAGFEAALAAEIEAENNKKVKPLDHNGWKFSPLKIAASFALILSGVFIGMWLMKNDQNDQEIAEIKKEMEATKRLVMQSLTDNSSASRRLQGVNASYAMSSADDEIVNALIRTMNNDENTNVRLAAVEALSKFTNEPEVMDALIKSMESQTDPLIQITLINLMVQLKEKRALDELQNIIEDKKTMETVKDEAHMAVFKLS, translated from the coding sequence ATGGATGAAAAGAAAATGAATGCCCTGCTGATAGACTATATTGACGGCAACCTCACAGGTGAACTCAGGGAGTTTGTGACGAAATATATTGAAAAGAGCCCTGAGAACAAACAAAAGTATGAAGAGTTGAAAGTGACCATGGCGCTTTTGGGGCATGACAGGCATTTGGAGCCTGACAGTAACCTTAAAGCCGGTTTTGAGGCCGCCCTGGCGGCTGAAATTGAGGCTGAAAACAATAAAAAAGTAAAGCCGCTTGATCACAACGGCTGGAAATTCTCCCCGCTTAAGATAGCTGCCTCTTTTGCCCTGATCTTATCAGGTGTGTTCATAGGTATGTGGCTGATGAAAAATGATCAAAATGATCAGGAAATTGCCGAGATCAAAAAAGAGATGGAAGCTACAAAACGCCTGGTGATGCAATCCCTTACCGATAATTCTTCGGCCAGCAGAAGGTTGCAGGGGGTCAATGCCTCGTACGCTATGAGCAGTGCAGATGATGAAATAGTGAACGCACTGATCAGGACCATGAATAATGACGAAAATACCAATGTGCGACTGGCCGCTGTTGAGGCATTGTCAAAATTTACAAATGAACCTGAAGTGATGGATGCGCTGATCAAATCTATGGAATCACAAACCGATCCACTGATTCAGATCACATTGATCAACCTGATGGTTCAGCTTAAAGAGAAAAGGGCATTGGACGAGTTACAAAACATTATAGAAGATAAAAAGACCATGGAGACGGTCAAAGATGAGGCCCACATGGCAGTTTTTAAATTATCATGA
- a CDS encoding RNA polymerase sigma factor: MTDEMLMMAVKNGDLEKASELFDRYHKPLYNFFVKITFDRDLGHDLTQNVFLRMIKYRASFHQDKQFRPWIYQMARNIYADYFRRNKMLFSDYAQVEDLKNKIAAVDEVMVEDERQKLLYISLFKLQPEQREILILTRFQQMKYEEVAQVLDCSVANVKVKVHRAIKQLREKYLELEKI; the protein is encoded by the coding sequence ATGACAGACGAAATGCTCATGATGGCAGTGAAGAACGGGGACCTTGAAAAAGCCTCTGAGCTTTTTGACCGCTATCATAAGCCACTGTATAACTTCTTTGTTAAAATCACTTTTGATCGCGACCTGGGGCATGACCTTACGCAGAATGTGTTTTTAAGAATGATCAAATACAGAGCCTCCTTCCATCAGGATAAACAGTTCAGGCCATGGATTTATCAAATGGCCAGAAATATATATGCTGACTATTTCAGGAGAAATAAGATGCTGTTTTCTGATTATGCACAGGTAGAAGACCTTAAAAATAAGATAGCTGCCGTGGATGAGGTGATGGTGGAAGATGAGAGGCAGAAGCTCCTCTACATTTCGCTGTTCAAACTACAGCCCGAGCAGCGGGAGATACTGATCCTCACGAGGTTTCAGCAGATGAAATACGAGGAGGTAGCGCAGGTGCTGGATTGCTCGGTGGCTAATGTGAAAGTGAAAGTACACAGGGCAATAAAGCAGTTGAGGGAAAAATATTTGGAACTGGAAAAGATTTAA
- a CDS encoding DUF6232 family protein — protein sequence MKEEEIIYTDGHGVKITSDKFYADKDEYNLDGITKIDLQRIPASNAPGIILFILGFLSIVAGSLDIFADIRYSTEEAVYVMNLNMVAIGLGVALIIGGIIWMIAAKDKYAVEIRTAEGEKQPIVSRSREYAALIVTSLKKAYFRYVKDYDYGRRRKDRVVVS from the coding sequence ATGAAAGAGGAAGAAATAATATATACAGACGGACATGGCGTAAAGATCACAAGCGATAAATTTTACGCTGACAAAGATGAGTACAATCTTGACGGGATCACTAAAATTGACCTTCAAAGGATACCTGCCAGTAATGCGCCTGGCATAATTCTATTCATACTTGGTTTTCTTTCCATTGTTGCGGGCTCTCTGGACATATTTGCAGATATCAGATATAGTACTGAAGAAGCTGTTTACGTTATGAACCTGAACATGGTAGCCATCGGTTTAGGGGTGGCATTGATCATAGGTGGTATCATATGGATGATTGCCGCAAAGGACAAGTATGCAGTGGAGATTAGAACAGCGGAAGGAGAAAAGCAGCCCATTGTAAGCAGAAGTCGGGAGTACGCCGCATTAATCGTTACATCACTCAAAAAAGCCTACTTCAGATATGTTAAAGACTATGACTATGGTAGAAGAAGGAAAGACCGGGTGGTGGTAAGCTAG
- the crcB gene encoding fluoride efflux transporter CrcB yields MLKNVLIVGLGGFVGSIARYLAYVLIDKRFPSLYPVSTLSVNIIGSFILGIITGFLLKTNTTNDSLKLLLAVGFCGSFTTFSTFAYENLFFINQKLVSTALIYILISLILGLLAVFAGHWIGKTVL; encoded by the coding sequence ATGCTTAAAAATGTACTTATTGTTGGGCTTGGTGGTTTTGTCGGCAGTATAGCTCGTTATCTGGCTTATGTGCTTATTGACAAGCGGTTTCCGTCTTTGTACCCTGTAAGCACATTGAGCGTTAATATTATCGGAAGTTTTATCCTGGGGATTATTACAGGTTTCTTATTAAAAACCAACACGACCAACGATTCCTTAAAACTTTTGCTGGCCGTAGGATTCTGTGGCAGTTTTACCACTTTTTCCACGTTTGCTTATGAAAATCTTTTTTTCATCAATCAAAAGCTGGTATCTACAGCACTGATATACATTTTAATCAGCCTGATCTTAGGTCTTCTGGCCGTTTTTGCCGGACACTGGATTGGGAAAACGGTACTTTAG
- a CDS encoding carboxypeptidase-like regulatory domain-containing protein produces MKRYYPGLLLILALLAGFSSYGQNKMPKSVRVSGVVLDADDRKEIPYVSIRIVSTMYGTAADNNGYFSLFINPGDTLLFTSIGYRDAAFIMPYDLNAEQYSLVQLMRKETVMLSEVVVFPWPDIKTFENAFLDVKPKRSMDDLVFEVQRDMNKTVNDNEQYEYYYDQMRYNRLYELHGTIPPNNFLNPVRWADFIRDVRQGKFKENKKDN; encoded by the coding sequence ATGAAAAGGTATTACCCGGGGTTGTTGCTTATACTGGCTTTGTTAGCAGGATTCTCCTCTTACGGACAAAATAAAATGCCTAAATCCGTACGTGTTAGCGGAGTAGTGCTTGATGCCGATGATCGTAAGGAGATCCCTTATGTAAGCATTAGAATTGTCAGTACCATGTATGGAACGGCTGCTGATAATAATGGATACTTTTCCTTGTTCATCAATCCGGGTGATACCCTGCTGTTTACCTCTATTGGTTACCGTGATGCGGCTTTTATTATGCCTTACGATCTCAATGCCGAGCAATACTCGCTGGTACAACTGATGCGCAAAGAAACAGTAATGCTCAGCGAGGTAGTAGTTTTTCCATGGCCGGATATTAAAACTTTTGAAAATGCTTTTTTGGATGTGAAACCTAAACGGAGCATGGATGACCTAGTGTTCGAGGTACAGCGAGACATGAACAAAACCGTTAATGATAATGAACAGTATGAGTACTATTACGATCAGATGCGCTATAACCGGTTATATGAGCTTCATGGCACTATACCTCCCAATAACTTTTTGAACCCGGTAAGGTGGGCAGATTTTATACGTGATGTGCGACAAGGAAAGTTTAAAGAAAATAAAAAGGATAATTAG
- a CDS encoding M42 family metallopeptidase, translated as MGIDVKLLKKICEAPGVPGYESRIRNLVLEEIEPLVDAVEVDNMGNVIAFKKGASSEKRAMVAAHMDEIGFIVTHIDDQGFVRFTTLGGFDPKTLTAQRVIIHGKSDVMGVMGTKPVHVMSAEEKTKMPKIQDFYIDLGMSKSEVEKVISVGNPITRERELIEMGECVNCKSIDNRVSVFVLIETLRSIKKLPYDTYGVFTVQEEVGIRGANVAAHTLDPDFGFGLDTTIAYDLPGAQAHEKVTSLGHGAAIKIMDAMTICDYRMVDYMKDIAEKFMIKWQPELLTAGGTDTAGIQRMGKRGAISGAVSIPTRHLHQVIEMAHKEDIEGSIKLLKACLESLDQYDWAHR; from the coding sequence ATGGGAATAGATGTTAAACTGCTAAAAAAGATATGTGAAGCACCCGGTGTACCCGGGTATGAAAGTAGAATTAGGAATCTGGTGTTGGAAGAGATAGAACCATTGGTGGATGCTGTTGAAGTGGATAATATGGGCAATGTAATTGCTTTTAAGAAGGGAGCATCCAGCGAAAAAAGAGCAATGGTTGCAGCGCATATGGATGAAATAGGATTTATAGTTACTCATATAGATGATCAGGGGTTTGTTCGTTTTACCACACTGGGCGGGTTCGATCCAAAAACACTGACTGCTCAGCGGGTAATTATTCATGGCAAAAGTGATGTTATGGGTGTGATGGGCACCAAACCTGTACATGTGATGAGCGCTGAGGAAAAAACAAAAATGCCTAAGATACAGGATTTCTATATCGATCTTGGTATGTCGAAAAGTGAAGTGGAGAAAGTGATTAGTGTGGGTAATCCTATCACAAGAGAACGGGAACTGATAGAAATGGGTGAGTGCGTCAATTGCAAATCAATAGATAACAGGGTATCGGTATTTGTATTAATCGAAACATTAAGGTCGATAAAGAAGTTACCTTATGATACATATGGTGTGTTCACCGTGCAAGAGGAGGTGGGTATAAGGGGAGCCAATGTAGCAGCGCATACCCTTGATCCCGATTTCGGCTTTGGTTTGGATACTACTATTGCCTATGATCTGCCAGGAGCCCAGGCTCATGAAAAGGTGACCTCATTGGGCCATGGTGCAGCCATTAAAATAATGGATGCCATGACTATATGCGACTACAGAATGGTAGACTATATGAAGGATATTGCAGAAAAGTTTATGATCAAATGGCAGCCTGAACTTCTTACAGCGGGAGGAACCGATACTGCAGGAATACAGCGTATGGGGAAACGCGGCGCAATTTCCGGTGCAGTTTCTATACCCACAAGACACCTGCATCAGGTGATCGAAATGGCGCATAAGGAGGATATTGAAGGCAGTATCAAACTGCTGAAGGCGTGCCTGGAGTCGCTGGATCAATACGATTGGGCACACCGGTAA